The Methanocalculus natronophilus genome includes a window with the following:
- the glgP gene encoding alpha-glucan family phosphorylase — translation MRLPKRLVGLEELAYNLWWSWHPEARMLFKQINQEAWRESNHNPVRMLREIPYRYLEAASENPAYLRDYDVVLKRLRSYMKQKRGWFGEHYDKKPFTIAYFSAEYGLHHSLPFYAGGLGFLAGDHLKECSDMNVPLVGIGFMYSRGYLHQHIRADGWQEEITLTVNRDCAPITRLRDESGRDLVIGVPDIDPPVSVAVWRVDVGRVPLYLLDTDIPENDPYIRGISSHLYTGNRKMRLLQQIVLGIGGRHILKQLGVRFSGIHLNEGHSAFALLELAREYVEEEGIPVGEALEKIRGLTVFTTHTPVPAGHDIYDPDLVEQHLGHYIAKLGMTREDFLALGSSPDNPGNGFNMTALALRLSHYHNAVSKKHAEVTRGMWSGCWPGLQEDEIPIDAITNGVHLPTWLNPRMEMLLNAYFARICPHWQQKHDNTEIWAVVDDIPDEVLWKQHTWLKMKLFNRIREYKRRKWAEGLEKPENLVAEGTLLNPSVLTIGFARRFSSYKRADLLLYDVERLAEILNNTWHPVQIIFAGKAHPDDTEGKKILQRIYQLAMRPEMAGRIAVIENYGEQIAQYMVHGVDLWLNTPLPPLEASGTSGMKAAMNGVINCSILDGWWCEGYNGRNGWAFGGGGRRGDRTADDAQALYRLLEDEIAPLYYNRAMNGIPHGWIAMMKESMKSIPPLFSARRMVKEYVHTYYPRMVACAEENLCRTG, via the coding sequence ATGAGACTGCCCAAACGGCTTGTCGGACTTGAGGAACTTGCCTATAATCTCTGGTGGAGCTGGCATCCCGAGGCACGGATGCTCTTTAAACAGATCAACCAGGAGGCATGGCGGGAGAGCAACCATAATCCTGTCCGGATGCTTCGGGAGATACCGTACCGCTACCTCGAGGCTGCGAGTGAAAATCCCGCCTACCTCAGGGACTATGATGTGGTACTGAAACGGCTCCGGTCCTATATGAAGCAGAAGAGAGGGTGGTTTGGTGAACACTATGATAAAAAACCGTTTACCATTGCATATTTTTCAGCCGAGTACGGGCTGCACCATTCACTCCCCTTCTATGCAGGCGGCCTCGGTTTCCTGGCAGGTGATCACCTGAAGGAATGTTCTGATATGAATGTCCCGCTTGTCGGCATCGGTTTTATGTACTCACGGGGGTACCTCCACCAGCATATTCGCGCAGACGGATGGCAGGAGGAGATAACGCTCACCGTAAACCGTGACTGTGCCCCGATCACGCGGCTGCGTGACGAGTCGGGGAGGGATCTTGTCATAGGGGTCCCTGATATCGATCCGCCTGTCTCAGTGGCTGTCTGGAGAGTCGATGTCGGAAGGGTTCCACTCTATCTGCTTGATACTGATATTCCTGAGAACGATCCCTATATCCGCGGCATCTCTTCCCATCTCTATACCGGGAACCGAAAGATGCGGCTCCTCCAGCAGATCGTTCTTGGGATCGGCGGCCGTCACATACTAAAACAACTGGGTGTGCGTTTCTCGGGCATTCATTTGAATGAAGGCCATTCTGCATTTGCACTCCTCGAACTTGCACGGGAGTACGTGGAGGAAGAAGGCATACCAGTCGGTGAGGCCCTCGAAAAGATCCGCGGCCTGACGGTCTTCACCACGCATACCCCGGTTCCTGCAGGTCACGATATCTATGACCCGGACCTGGTTGAACAGCATCTTGGCCATTACATCGCGAAACTCGGTATGACACGTGAGGATTTTCTCGCCCTTGGCAGTTCTCCGGATAATCCGGGTAACGGGTTTAATATGACAGCTTTAGCGCTCCGTCTTTCACATTATCATAATGCAGTCTCAAAGAAGCATGCCGAGGTGACACGGGGGATGTGGAGCGGGTGCTGGCCCGGACTTCAGGAAGACGAGATCCCAATAGATGCAATAACAAACGGGGTGCATCTCCCGACCTGGCTGAATCCCAGGATGGAGATGCTCCTGAATGCGTATTTCGCCCGTATATGCCCTCACTGGCAGCAGAAACATGATAATACGGAGATATGGGCTGTTGTTGATGATATCCCGGATGAGGTTCTCTGGAAGCAGCATACCTGGCTGAAAATGAAGCTTTTCAACAGGATACGGGAGTATAAACGGAGAAAGTGGGCTGAAGGGCTTGAAAAGCCTGAGAACCTGGTGGCTGAAGGAACACTGCTGAACCCGAGTGTTCTCACAATCGGGTTTGCCAGGCGTTTTTCTTCATATAAGCGCGCGGATCTCCTCCTCTATGATGTCGAGAGGCTTGCAGAGATCCTGAATAATACATGGCATCCCGTCCAGATCATCTTTGCCGGGAAGGCGCATCCGGATGATACAGAGGGAAAGAAGATTCTGCAGCGGATCTATCAGCTTGCAATGCGGCCGGAGATGGCAGGCAGGATTGCTGTTATTGAGAATTACGGAGAACAGATCGCCCAGTACATGGTGCATGGCGTTGATCTCTGGCTCAATACGCCTCTCCCTCCGCTTGAAGCCTCTGGCACGAGTGGGATGAAGGCGGCTATGAACGGCGTCATAAACTGCAGCATCCTTGATGGCTGGTGGTGTGAGGGCTATAATGGGAGGAATGGCTGGGCGTTTGGAGGCGGCGGACGACGTGGCGACCGGACAGCGGATGATGCCCAGGCCCTCTACCGCCTTCTGGAAGATGAGATTGCCCCGCTCTACTATAACCGGGCAATGAATGGGATCCCGCATGGGTGGATCGCTATGATGAAAGAGTCGATGAAGAGTATTCCACCGCTCTTCTCGGCACGCAGGATGGTAAAGGAGTATGTCCACACCTATTATCCGCGTATGGTTGCCTGTGCAGAGGAGAATCTCTGCAGAACAGGGTAA
- a CDS encoding cyclase family protein encodes MRLYDATRIISEELYRYPGDPVVAFSMEEKDGVSVSEIRMGSHTGTHIDAPRHYLPGGASIEQIPPDACIGSCLLKQVPPGRIQAGIGGELPPGVYRLVIHSGWSFDRPDEYGYLTPDDARTLVELGVVAVGTDAPSIEAPDGDGEVHRILLAAGVLIIELLQLEGIPEGMYMMIALPLPFRGIDGSPARVIFQDLECVIP; translated from the coding sequence ATGAGGCTGTATGATGCAACCCGGATCATCTCAGAGGAACTCTACCGCTATCCGGGGGATCCCGTGGTTGCCTTCTCCATGGAGGAGAAGGATGGTGTTTCTGTCTCAGAAATCAGGATGGGAAGCCATACCGGCACCCATATCGATGCACCACGCCACTATCTCCCCGGTGGGGCGTCGATTGAGCAGATTCCGCCAGACGCCTGCATCGGCTCATGTCTCCTGAAGCAGGTGCCACCCGGCAGGATTCAGGCTGGTATCGGAGGGGAGCTTCCCCCTGGTGTATACAGGCTTGTTATCCACTCGGGATGGTCTTTTGACCGCCCCGATGAATACGGGTACCTGACACCTGATGACGCCCGCACGCTCGTTGAGCTTGGGGTTGTGGCAGTTGGAACCGATGCTCCCTCCATAGAAGCGCCTGATGGTGATGGTGAGGTTCACAGGATACTCCTCGCAGCAGGTGTTCTTATCATCGAACTCCTGCAGCTTGAGGGGATTCCGGAAGGAATGTATATGATGATCGCCCTGCCTCTGCCATTCAGGGGAATTGATGGCTCACCGGCCAGGGTTATTTTTCAGGATTTGGAATGCGTGATACCATGA
- a CDS encoding protein-L-isoaspartate(D-aspartate) O-methyltransferase gives MMSDPFGLRRKAMVDTQIRRRGIQDERVLSCMEEVKRHLFVPSGMEEDADLDRPLPIGHGQTISQPYIVARMTELLELEPDDLVLEIGCGSGYQAALLAKLAGAVISIERIGAVAQNAEENLRKAGISGVRVIIGDGTTGFPDGAPYNAILLTAATPEVPSPLLSQMAEGGRLVAPVGDADIQYLVRIRRQGENYLRESFEPVRFVPLIGRYGWSER, from the coding sequence ATGATGAGTGACCCGTTTGGACTCCGGCGAAAGGCGATGGTCGATACCCAGATCAGGCGTCGCGGGATACAGGACGAACGGGTTCTCTCATGCATGGAAGAGGTAAAACGCCATCTCTTTGTCCCCTCCGGCATGGAAGAGGATGCGGATCTTGACCGTCCTCTCCCAATCGGCCACGGCCAGACGATCTCCCAGCCATATATCGTTGCCCGGATGACCGAACTTCTGGAGCTGGAACCAGATGATTTGGTTCTTGAGATCGGGTGCGGTAGTGGATACCAGGCGGCGCTGCTTGCCAAACTTGCAGGCGCAGTCATCTCAATTGAGCGGATCGGGGCGGTGGCACAGAACGCAGAGGAAAACCTCAGGAAGGCTGGAATCAGCGGTGTCCGCGTCATTATCGGTGACGGAACAACAGGGTTTCCAGACGGTGCTCCCTACAATGCCATCCTGCTCACTGCTGCAACCCCGGAGGTTCCATCCCCCCTTCTCTCACAGATGGCAGAGGGCGGACGGCTTGTTGCGCCTGTTGGTGATGCTGATATCCAGTATCTCGTCCGTATCAGACGGCAGGGTGAGAATTATCTCCGTGAATCATTTGAGCCGGTCCGGTTCGTCCCGCTGATCGGCAGGTACGGGTGGAGTGAGAGATGA
- a CDS encoding ABC transporter ATP-binding protein codes for MLEIEDLHVEVEGREVLHDINLTIREGETHVLMGPNGSGKTTLLRAIMGFGTSKVTEGSIFFKEQDITRIPIHERAKLGIGLLFQRPPTISGLKLGKLLSVTSKGDADRVDTYARRMNMDTFLERDINKGFSGGEIKRSEVLQLMIQQPDFVMLDEPESGVDLENMALLGDTVAGLVEKDRHIIKRKKSGLIITHTGYILDYIDADIGHVMCDGTFKCHGNPREILKMIQSKGYKECIECQRL; via the coding sequence ATGCTGGAGATTGAGGACCTTCATGTTGAGGTCGAAGGCAGGGAAGTGCTTCACGATATCAACCTCACCATCAGGGAGGGTGAAACACATGTCCTGATGGGGCCAAACGGGTCGGGGAAGACGACACTCCTCAGGGCGATCATGGGTTTTGGTACATCAAAGGTAACCGAAGGCTCGATATTTTTTAAAGAGCAGGATATTACCAGAATACCAATCCACGAACGTGCGAAACTTGGCATCGGCCTGCTCTTCCAGAGGCCGCCAACCATCTCGGGACTGAAGCTTGGAAAACTGCTTTCTGTCACTTCAAAAGGCGATGCTGACCGTGTCGATACGTATGCCCGCAGAATGAACATGGATACGTTCCTTGAACGTGACATCAACAAGGGATTCTCAGGAGGCGAGATCAAGCGGAGCGAGGTGTTGCAGCTGATGATACAGCAGCCGGATTTCGTGATGCTTGACGAGCCCGAGAGTGGTGTTGATCTTGAGAATATGGCCCTGCTTGGCGATACCGTCGCCGGTCTTGTCGAGAAGGACAGGCATATCATCAAGAGGAAGAAGAGCGGGCTGATCATCACCCATACAGGCTATATTCTGGATTATATTGACGCTGATATCGGGCATGTGATGTGTGACGGAACCTTCAAATGCCATGGAAACCCGCGGGAGATTCTCAAGATGATCCAGAGCAAAGGATATAAGGAGTGTATCGAATGCCAGAGACTATGA
- a CDS encoding SufB/SufD family protein produces the protein MPETMKGYSDLESDDLKRIELTGLQTESLEGRSGSFLQVDGHIHHASTGTKGIEILPIAEALEKYAWLEDYYWKAVPRDKDEITQYIAAREPKGYVLIARKGSQTVYPLQTCLFLAKDDIQYVHNIIIAEEGAELHLIAGCASSMKTMKGAHYGVTEIYVGKDAKVTSTMIHTWGESIEVYPRSVTIVEERGVFLSNYVCMVPAKKVQMYPTAELRGEGAVARFSSIMLATPGSYLDTGSRAILSAKGATAELITRAITTGGTIISRGHILGSVKDTKGHIECRALILKDGTIHAIPEIEGRVVDCELSHEAAVGKIARDEIEYLMARGLSEDEATATIIRGFLDVRISGLPETLQKQIDAAIDAAEKGF, from the coding sequence ATGCCAGAGACTATGAAGGGGTATTCTGATCTCGAAAGCGACGATCTGAAACGGATCGAGCTAACAGGTCTTCAGACAGAATCGCTGGAAGGCCGATCCGGGAGTTTTCTCCAGGTGGACGGGCATATCCATCATGCATCAACCGGCACGAAAGGGATCGAGATTCTGCCGATTGCTGAAGCGCTTGAGAAGTATGCGTGGCTTGAGGACTATTACTGGAAGGCTGTACCGCGTGACAAAGATGAGATCACACAGTATATTGCTGCACGGGAGCCGAAAGGCTATGTCCTGATTGCGCGAAAAGGCAGCCAGACAGTCTACCCGCTCCAGACATGCCTCTTCCTTGCAAAGGATGACATCCAGTATGTCCATAACATCATCATTGCGGAGGAGGGTGCTGAGCTTCACCTGATTGCCGGGTGTGCAAGCTCGATGAAGACGATGAAGGGGGCACACTACGGTGTCACCGAGATCTATGTCGGAAAAGATGCCAAAGTCACCTCAACCATGATCCATACCTGGGGAGAATCGATCGAGGTCTACCCCCGCAGTGTGACAATTGTTGAAGAGCGTGGCGTCTTCCTCTCAAATTATGTCTGCATGGTGCCTGCAAAGAAGGTCCAGATGTATCCGACAGCAGAACTCCGGGGAGAAGGTGCTGTTGCCCGGTTCTCCAGCATCATGCTGGCAACCCCTGGTTCGTACCTGGACACCGGTTCCCGCGCCATCCTCTCTGCAAAAGGGGCGACAGCTGAACTGATCACCCGTGCGATCACAACCGGCGGAACAATCATATCCCGCGGCCACATCCTTGGATCAGTGAAGGATACAAAGGGCCATATCGAGTGCCGCGCCTTAATCCTGAAAGATGGAACGATACACGCAATCCCCGAGATCGAAGGCCGCGTCGTGGACTGCGAGCTCTCGCATGAGGCAGCTGTTGGCAAGATAGCACGTGATGAGATAGAGTACCTGATGGCACGTGGCCTCTCCGAGGACGAGGCGACTGCGACCATTATCAGGGGCTTTTTGGATGTCCGTATCAGCGGTCTCCCCGAAACCCTCCAGAAACAGATAGACGCCGCCATTGATGCGGCTGAAAAAGGATTCTGA